A DNA window from Fusarium fujikuroi IMI 58289 draft genome, chromosome FFUJ_chr11 contains the following coding sequences:
- a CDS encoding related to sugar transport protein STP1, with protein MLGMDITTYSSLVIAIGGLVYGVDTGIVATTIAHDSFKTYMYGSLDARPQLTGAIVSTYYAGNCIGSLTSGAIMDRWGRKILVMIATLCAIIGTAIQTASVNVGMMIAGRIIAGLATGSLLTIVPVYIAELAPPENRAYLVALKGLLTGIGYLVANWIGYAGSYAKGDVQWRVPLAMQIPPSALLLVLTVFLPDSPRWLVAKERHEDAQRVITMLHAKKGEEFIQREMLEIRGQLALEQAQRTSASWVELFTLRYAKRLLLACFILNMTKLSGGGVIQNYQSLFYAGLGFEGRTVLLISGCYGSMGVIGQVINMAFVSDKWPRKRTMWLGSLVLTTFLVLLTIMSRFYSDGSHLAGAAAGVAFIFLYSACYAIFFNSTVWVVVSEIFPQHLRGNGNAFAVFSMSVTNIWLSQITPYAFEATAWQFYFVFIALNLAAAVVYWVWLPETNQLTLEEIAGAFGDEVVKSDKLDHDHKENISK; from the exons ATGTTAGGCATGGACATTACGACATACTCTTCCCTGGTTATTGCGATCGGCGG GCTTGTCTATGGTGTTGACACAGGCATCGTCGCGACAACCATCGCCCATGACTCTTTCAAAACATACATGTACGGCTCTCTCGATGCCAGGCCCCAACTTACTGGTGCCATCGTCTCAACTTACTATGCCGGCAACTGCATCGGCTCTCTGACTTCTGGTGCCATAATGGACAGATGGGGTCGCAAGATTCTTGTTATGATTGCCACTCTTTGTGCCATTATCGGCACTGCGATCCAAACTGCTTCAGTTAATGTTGGAATGATGATTGCGGGTCGTATTATTGCCGGGCTTGCCACTGGATCCTTACTGACCATTGTACCCGTTTATATTGCCGAGCTCGCGCCCCCGGAGAACCGAGCTTACTTGGTGGCACTCAAAGGTCTGCTCACTGGCATTGGCTATCTCGTTGCGAACTGGATCGGCTATGCTGGCTCGTATGCTAAGGGCGATGTGCAGTGGAGAGTCCCTCTAGCTATGCAGATTCCTCCGTCTGCTCTCCTCCTTGTTCTTACTGTCTTTCTTCCCGACTCCCCTCGGTGGC TTGTTGCAAAGGAGCGCCACGAAGATGCACAAAGAGTCATTACGATGCTCCACGCCAAGAAAGGAGAGGAGTTCATTCAACGTGAAATGTTGGAGATCCGAGGGCAGCTTGCGCTGGAACAAGCCCAACGGACGAGTGCAAGCTGGGTTGAACTCTTCACTCTCCGCTATGCCAAGCGACTCTTGCTTGCCtgtttcatcctcaacatgaCTAAACTCTCTGGTG gagGCGTGATTCAAAACTACCAATCTCTGTTCTATGCTGGCCTTGGATTCGAAGGAAGAACGGTTCTCCTTATAAGCGGCTGTTATGGCTCTATGGGAGTCATCGGTCAGGTCATTAACATGGCGTTTGTATCTGACAAGTGGCCACGTAAGCGAACAATGT GGCTTGGTTCTCTTGTTCTAACAACTTTCCTGGTTCTCCTCACCATCATGTCCCGATTCTACAGCGATGGTAGCCATCTCGCTGGAGCCGCAGCTGGGGTCGCGTTCATTTTCCTATACTCGGCCTGCTATgcgatcttcttcaacagcaccGTGTGGGTTGTTGTCTCTGAGATCTTCCCACAGCATCTCCGCGGGAATGGCAATGCCTTCGCTGTCTTTTCCATGTCTGTGACAAATATTTGGCTTTCCCAGATTACCCCATACGCATTTGAGGCTACTGCCTGGCAGTTCTACTTTGTCTTCATCGCTCTAAACCTGGCTGCCGCTGTTGTCTACTGGGTTTGGCTACCTGAAACAAATCAATTGACCCTGGAAGAGATTGCTGGGGCATTTGGAGACGAGGTTGTTAAATCTGACAAGCTTGACCATGACCACAAAGagaatattagtaaataa
- a CDS encoding probable polyketide synthase produces MFGSMSHRQSCERCRQQKVRCLRDATSQKPSPGQPLPKCSKCAKADTHSKSEGGPFVLSANSAQSLASRASQLCHYLESNPETDLWRLSYTLFHRANFSFRAAFSATSAQQLTEKLKAAVLNKTSRTTSIPENMPPRILGVFTGQGAQWATMGAKLYESSTVFRSAFSRMQDSLDELSVKDGRPSWSLIEELRALPATSHIGEAAVSQPICTAVQVALVDMLSPAGVQFLGVMGHSSGEIAAAYTAGYLNTHDAIRIAYFRSLHSKRAQGPDGCSGKMMAVGMSNDQAAGFCAESRGTIKIASSNSARSCTLAGDASAIDSAKERLDAAGTFARVLQVDTAYHSHHMQPVAQPYLDSLQKASRLTQSPETMLSGIRARSFSGKDAESLKGQYWVDNMTNTVLFSQAVQRAVNESYVFDFALEVGPHPALKGPATETINNMTGIGLLYSGVLKRGQHDGESFFGALGLLWKTFSLQSRRSIVSFNGIERAFSLGGKNNRLGLLKDLPSYPFDHDTVYWKKSRHSAIVRTQNQKGHQLLGSASTFGSGKQREVHWKQVLRLEEIPWLFGHTIQDEYLFPATCYVTMAYEAAIRLVSPAQEIQLVELHDIDVFRALSLKADSPGTEILFAVRITSQSDGAITASWSCYSNPVDFEHGQNLGDIPFQAESHVEGFLHIELGAPRDNILPARSEPILPLIPLDVEELYDTLAVLGHGYKEHFQTPKMLRRLHHAVVSMPAGWNVANSLTRSDVNPAALDTGIRGLLAGYSCPGDRRQRSAYLPSRIDSIRVSMAVPTEDGDGSTELLADSFVTHGDASRISGDINVFNPESNKTHVQIRGVHLLNLPGSLRSSRETYHQDIWERDALCGIEPDRKSVVSDNRTQISSLAMRLVLFYCQKVLKELKPFEIMLMGKARKNFLTWVQKVLLPSVSAGEHEANKEWLDGSEAELNKEAERLKVVNLADVVLLERLGRNLTSITRGLTAGVKVAEQENALHRFYADIFGFRETTADAAALVSQICHRYPAMKMIEVGAGFGSGLRDALINAAGKRRHTSYTVTNTVEPSDNDSKLIFKLLDIDKAQFSKALTNEYLPVRFVQSLLPRTWLEKDDSQPQIIKVSECDALLKVNGFSGVDVTYTQHFCSVMLSQAVDDVVLAVRDPITATQKIDPEILLVSGLENINVAPEAIILNLCDLDTPVFQEMSELRFKGLQEIMRQASVLLRVTEGARGGAKPVNTMVLGWGRSARLESSTMKLQILDIEQESHTVDPDIICKLLLNLCGSSPDDKDILFTMEPELILKDSAIYIPRIWPVDGLNELADTRYKDVYVETSTTNPFAALDERGILAIARPYGHTPARNLEMLASSVHGFRFQGEENIKQLCISRIVAGEASLTLSDEDSFEILWQYEKGNGGVLYPHQLQSLITSAIAEATLLGLSGHVWIHVAPAWLQKGLDLAASRRDDIQLFNTTSDREIVTGNSNFLHPFATERDLVLIKPKDIAAFVCLEDSQQDHNLVGLVHSIWPSIRIELPVLSLNSFDGVVFNRLSKAMFVDLLKWNLSSGTLVSKNLVEGAVIPVEHISKKSPSSILPTSVLDRTTTTTITAKLLPPNHDGIFSSDKTYLLLGLAGDFGISITLWMFDSGARHVVLASRNPVVLQPVVDHVVATHGATLRFMAIDICDEGSLSAAWTEIHVSMPPVGGIMNGAMLMRDQLFADQPWSDFSAVMGPKVRGTQNLVALLDREVAPEQLDFVVFLSSAVAVAGNAGQTAYGSSNWFMQGTASNMRQRGYPGCVVHIGGVSGLGYVQRHEKRKMLEDSLYWLMSPVSETDLHDMLAEVIAGDRHDLITGIRGDIRTYTWREQPRLWHYLQSEDDSNDETTKEGSSASLKIQLASSVADPDACLDLLLGGFTSALCGMLHMKVEELDTNVPVASIGIDSLVAVRVREWFMQQVGVEVSVLKVMSLNTPLLALCKDVLAIWRKQVKA; encoded by the exons ATGTTCGGCTCGATGTCTCACCGCCAATCATGCGAGCGCTGCCGGCAGCAGAAAGTCCGGTGTCTTCGAGACGCCACCTCTCAGAAGCCATCACCAGGCCAGCCTCTGCCGAAATGCTCCAAATGTGCAAAGGCAGACACTCATTCGAAGAGTGAAGGTGGTCCATTTGTGCTATCTGCAAACTCAGCGCAGTCCTTGGCTTCGAGGGCGTCGCAACTCTGCCATTACTTGGAAAGCAACCCTGAGACGGATCTGTGGCGTCTGTCATATACCCTCTTCCATCGTGCCAACTTCAGCTTCCGCGCAGCCTTCTCGGCGACAAGTGCACAGCAGCTCACCGAAAAGCTCAAGGCAGCGGTTCTAAACAAGACCTCTCGCACCACCAGCATCCCGGAGAATATGCCCCCACGCATCCTTGGTGTCTTCACAGGTCAAGGTGCTCAGTGGGCTACCATGGGTGCAAAACTTTATGAATCGTCAACTGTTTTCCGCAGCGCTTTCTCGCGTATGCAGGACAGTCTTGACGAACTGTCTGTCAAAGACGGACGTCCATCGTGGTCTCTCATTGAAGAACTCCGTGCCCTTCCTGCGACGTCACACATAGGTGAAGCAGCTGTATCACAGCCGATATGTACAGCTGTTCAAGTGGCCCTTGTCGACATGCTGTCTCCGGCTGGGGTACAGTTCTTGGGCGTTATGGGCCATTCATCCGGTGAAATTGCTGCTGCATATACGGCTGGTTACCTCAATACGCACGACGCTATTCGCATTGCCTACTTCCGCAGCCTCCACTCGAAGAGGGCTCAAGGACCTGACGGATGCAGCGGCAAGATGATGGCCGTGGGCATGTCTAATGACCAAGCTGCTGGCTTCTGCGCGGAGTCGAGAGGAACGATAAAAATTGCTTCCAGTAACTCGGCTCGCAGTTGCACTCTTGCGGGTGACGCTTCGGCTATTGACTCTGCCAAAGAGAGGCTTGACGCTGCTGGCACATTTGCGAGGGTCTTGCAGGTCGATACGGCCTATCACTCGCATCACATGCAGCCAGTCGCCCAGCCATATCTCGACTCGCTTCAAAAGGCATCAAGATTAACACAAAGCCCGGAAACAATGTTGTCTGGTATTCGAGC TCGCTCGTTTAGTGGCAAGGACGCTGAGTCACTGAAGGGCCAATACTGGGTTGACAACATGACCAATACAGTTCTTTTTAGTCAAGCTGTCCAGAGAGCTGTTAACGAAAGTTATGTGTTTGACTTTGCGCTGGAGGTTGGACCTCACCCTGCTCTAAAAGGCCCTGCTACTGAGACCATCAATAATATGACGGGCATTGGCCTTCTGTACTCGGGTGTGCTTAAGCGCGGTCAGCACGACGGGGAATCTTTCTTTGGTGCTTTGGGGCTCTTGTGGAAAACATTTTCACTCCAGAGTAGACGGTCCATCGTTAGTTTCAACGGCATTGAGCGAGCCTTTTCTCTGGGTGGAAAGAACAACAGGCTAGGTCTTCTCAAGGACCTACCATCTTATCCATTCGACCATGATACTGTATACTGGAAAAAATCTCGTCACTCCGCGATTGTACGTACACAGAACCAGAAGGGTCATCAGCTCCTAGGCTCTGCCTCTACCTTTGGTAGCGGGAAGCAGCGTGAGGTTCACTGGAAACAGGTCCTTCGTCTTGAAGAGATTCCCTGGTTATTTGGACACACTATTCAAGATGAGTACTTGTTTCCAGCAACGTGCTATGTCACAATGGCCTATGAGGCAGCCATTAGGCTTGTCTCCCCAGCGCAGGAGATTCAACTTGTTGAGCTACATGACATCGACGTCTTTCGTGCTCTGAGCCTCAAAGCTGACTCTCCTGGAACTGAGATTCTCTTTGCGGTACGCATTACAAGCCAATCAGACGGTGCGATTACGGCAAGCTGGTCTTGTTACAGCAACCCGGTTGATTTCGAACATGGCCAGAATCTTGGAGATATACCATTTCAAGCCGAATCCCATGTTGAAGGCTTCTTGCATATTGAGCTTGGTGCTCCCAGAGATAATATCCTGCCCGCCAGATCTGAGCCAATTCTGCCCTTGATTCCACTTGACGTCGAAGAGCTCTATGACACTCTGGCTGTCTTGGGCCATGGTTACAAGGAGCATTTCCAGACACCTAAAATGCTTCGCCGTTTGCATCACGCTGTTGTTAGTATGCCTGCGGGATGGAACGTGGCGAACTCATTGACCCGTTCCGATGTCAACCCTGCGGCCTTGGATACGGGTATCCGTGGGCTGCTGGCTGGTTATTCCTGCCCAGGAGACAGACGGCAACGTTCAGCCTACCTCCCAAGTCGCATTGACAGCATTCGGGTTAGCATGGCCGTTCCTACCGAAGACGGCGATGGCTCTACAGAACTGTTGGCAGATTCCTTTGTCACTCACGGCGATGCCAGCCGTATCAGCGGTGATATCAATGTCTTCAATCCTGAAAGTAACAAGACACATGTTCAGATCCGCGGAGTGCACTTATTGAATCTACCCGGCTCTCTCAGATCAAGCCGAGAAACCTATCATCAAGATATCTGGGAACGCGACGCTTTGTGTGGCATTGAACCTGATCGGAAGTCAGTCGTCTCAGACAATAGGACGCAAATCAGCAGTTTGGCCATGCGCCTGGTTCTATTCTACTGTCAGAAGGTTCTCAAAGAGCTTAAGCCGTTTGAGATCATGCTCATGGGAAAAGCCCGCAAGAACTTTTTGACATGGGTACAGAAAGTTCTCCTCCCCAGCGTGAGCGCTGGGGAGCACGAGGCCAACAAGGAGTGGCTTGATGGCAGTGAAGCAGAGTTGAACAAAGAGGCTGAGAGACTCAAGGTCGTGAACTTAGCCGACGTCGTACTCTTGGAGCGTCTTGGACGTAACCTAACATCCATCACCCGTGGTCTCACTGCAGGTGTCAAAGTAGCTGAGCAAGAAAACGCGCTTCACAGGTTTTACGCCGACATCTTTGGCTTCCGAGAAACCACTGCTGATGCAGCTGCCCTTGTTTCACAAATATGCCATCGTTATCCAGCTATGAAGATGATCGAAGTTGGTGCTGGGTTCGGCTCTGGCTTACGAGACGCGTTGATTAATGCTGCAGGCAAGCGCCGCCACACATCTTACACAGTTACCAATACTGTTGAGCCTTCTGATAATGACTCGaagctcatcttcaagcttcttgacattGACAAGGCCCAGTTCAGCAAGG CTCTGACCAACGAATATCTTCCTGTTCGCTTCGTTCAGTCCCTGCTCCCAAGAACCTGGCTGGAGAAGGACGATTCACAGCCACAGATCATTAAGGTCTCCGAATGCGATGCTTTGCTGAAAGTGAACGGATTCTCGGGCGTTGATGTCACCTACACGCAGCATTTTTGCAGTGTTATGCTCTCGCAAgctgttgacgatgttgttcTTGCTGTGCGTGATCCAATTACTGCGACGCAGAAGATTGATCCAGAAATCTTGCTG GTCTCGGGCCTTGAAAACATCAACGTTGCCCCAGAGGCCATTATTCTGAATCTCTGTGATCTCGATACCCCAGTCTTCCAGGAGATGAGCGAGCTACGCTTTAAGGGTCTGCAAGAGATAATGCGCCAAGCGAGCGTCCTCCTCAGGGTTACAGAGGGTGCCAGAGGTGGAGCTAAGCCTGTGAATACTATGGTGCTTGGATGGGGACGATCTGCACGCCTAGAGTCGTCTACTATGAAGCTTCAAATCTTGGACATTGAGCAGGAGTCACACACTGTAGATCCTGACATCATTTGCAAGCTATTACTCAATCTTTGTGGTAGTAGCCCAGATGATAAGGACATACTCTTTACAATGGAGCCAGAGTTGATATTGAAAGACAGCGCCATTTATATTCCAAGAATCTGGCCAGTTGACGGCCTCAACGAGCTCGCCGATACGAGATACAAAGACGTGTACGTGGAAACTTCTACAACGAATCCTTTTGCAGCGCTCGATGAGCGTGGGATCCTTGCAATTGCACGGCCTTATGGACATACTCCAGCCAGGAATCTGGAAATGCTAGCCTCTTCTGTGCATGGCTTCCGTTTCCAAGGTGAAGAGAATATAAAGCAGCTCTGTATCTCCAGGATTGTTGCAGGCGAAGCATCACTTACCCTCTCAGACGAGGACTCGTTTGAGATTCTTTGGCAGTACGAGAAAGGCAATGGAGGTGTCCTGTACCCTCATCAGCTACAATCCCTGATAACATCGGCAATTGCCGAGGCtactcttcttggcctttcgGGTCACGTTTGGATTCATGTCGCACCTGCGTGGCTGCAAAAAGGACTAGATCTTGCGGCCTCACGACGTGATGATATCCAGTTGTTCAACACAACATCTGATCGAGAGATAGTCACAGGGAACTCCAACTTCCTCCATCCTTTCGCTACCGAGCGTGACCTTGTTCTGATAAAGCCGAAAGACATTGCGGCATTCGTTTGCTTGGAAGATTCGCAGCAGGATCACAACTTGGTCGGCTTAGTTCACAGCATCTGGCCTAGTATTCGCATTGAGCTGCCAGTTTTGTCATTGAACAGTTTCGACGGAGTCGTCTTCAACCGGCTCAGCAAGGCCATGTTCGTTGACCTTCTGAAGTGGAATCTCAGCAGTGGCACTCTTGTTTCTAAGAATTTAGTAGAAGGAGCCGTTATCCCCGTTGAACATATCTCCAAGAAGTCCccatcatccatcttgcCAACAAGCGTCCTCGACAgaacgacgacgacaaccATCACGGCCAAGCTCCTTCCGCCAAATCACGATGGTATTTTCTCCAGTGACAAGACCtatcttctccttggcctcgCCGGTGATTTCGGTATATCAATTACATTGTGGATGTTTGATAGCGGGGCTCGCCATGTTGTGCTGGCGTCTCGAAACCCTGTTGTTCTTCAACCGGTGGTGGATCATGTTGTCGCAACTCATGGTGCTACTTTACGCTTCATGGCTATTGATATCTGCGACGAAGGCTCACTATCAGCTGCGTGGACCGAGATTCATGTATCGATGCCCCCTGTTGGCGGTATAATGAACGGCGCGATGCTAATGCGAGATCAACTATTTGCAGACCAGCCGTGGTCGGACTTTTCAGCTGTCATGGGCCCCAAGGTCAGAGGAACGCAGAACCTTGTTGCGCTCCTTGACAGAGAAGTCGCACCAGAGCAGCTAGACTTCGTtgtcttcctctcttctGCAGTTGCGGTTGCTGGAAACGCGGGCCAGACTGCATATGGCTCATCGAATTGGTTTATGCAAGGCACAGCTAGCAACATGCGACAACGTGGTTACCCCGGCTGTGTTGTCCACATCGGAGGTGTCAGTGGACTGGGCTATGTTCAGCGACATGAGAAGCGCAAGATGCTTGAAGACTCATTGTATTGGCTTATGTCTCCTGTCAGTGAAACCGATCTACACGATATGTTGGCTGAGGTTATTGCGGGCGACCGGCATGATCTCATTACAGGTATTCGTGGTGATATCCGGACCTACACATGGCGAGAACAACCGCGATTATGGCATTACCTCCAGTCCGAGGACGACAGCAATGATGAAACTACCAAAGAAGGCAGCAGTGCATCTCTCAAAATCCAGCTTGCTTCATCTGTTGCTGATCCAGATGCTTGCCTCgacctcctccttggtggcTTTACATCGGCATTATGTGGAATGTTGCATATGAAGGTAGAGGAGCTTGACACCAATGTCCCTGTTGCTAGTATTGGTATTGATTCACTTGTGGCTGTCAGGGTCAGAGAATGGTTTATGCAGCAAGTTGGTGTAGAGGTGTCTGTTTTAAAGGTCATGTCTTTAAATACTCCTTTACTTGCTTTGTGTAAGGATGTTTTGGCTATATGGAGGAAACAGGTAAAAGCTTAa
- a CDS encoding related to peroxisomal short-chain alcohol dehydrogenase — translation MATFKLDFVPTYHHDTYDAISETDPELSCEGKVVFVTGGGRGIGREIAKSFAVAGVKGIFIIGRTGTELLSAVEEIKSVSTGTPVPVHHAEADVTDRAAVASAFKQAIAAFGHIDVLIQNAGYLDAHRSLLDSDLDDYWKTFEVNVKGGLLVTQQFLKQSKPGDTIINIGSGAGHLPPIPGYSAYSSSKLAFAKVIESVQLENPHLRVFSINPGAIATEMQKKSGDIATVDSIRQVSLDQLGRHRAAAAEG, via the exons ATGGCTACTTTCAAGCTAGACTTTGTTCCAACATACCACCATGATACCTACGACGCAATCTCTGAAACAGACCCCGAACTATCCTGCGAGGGAAAGGTCGTCTTTGTTACAGGCGGCGGTCGAGGAATTGGTCGTGAAATCGCAAAGTCCTTCGCCGTCGCTGGAGTTAAAGGCATATTTATCATTGGAAGGACTGGTACAGAGTTACTCAGTGCTGTAGAAGAGATCAAAAGTGTCTCTACGGGCACTCCAGTACCAGTTCATCATGCCGAAGCCGATGTCACTGATAGAGCGGCTGTTGCATCTGCCTTTAAGCAGGCTATTGCAGCATTCGGCCACATCGATGTACTCATCCAGAACGCAGGATATCTAGATGCCCATCGCTCGCTGCTGGACTCTGATCTCGATGACTACTGGAAGACGTTTGAGGTCAATGTCAAAGGAGGCCTACTTGTAACCCAGCAGTTCCTGAAGCAAAGCAAGCCCGGTGACACGATTATCAATATCGGATCTGGAGCAGGGCATTTGCCCCCCATCCCGGGCTACTCTGCgtattcttcatcaaagCTTGCATTCGCAAAGGTAATAGAATCTGTCCAGTTGGAAAACCCTCATCTTCGCGTTTTCAGCATCAATCCCGGGGCCATTGCCAcagagatgcagaagaagtCGGGTGATATTGCCACAGTGGACAGCATTC GGCAGGTTTCTTTGGACCAATTGGGACGTCACAGAGCTGCTGCAGCGGAAGGATGA